The following DNA comes from Gordonia zhaorongruii.
CACGGGTGCTCTCCATCTGGCCCAGGGTAATAGAGCCGGAGGTCGCGGACCCGCCGGGAGTCTTCCGCGGGCCGGTACCGTGGAAGCCATGAACGATCTTCCCTTCGGATTCTCGGCTTCCGGCAACGACGACGACGGCCGGGACAAGGATCAGAACTCCGGCCAGAACCCCGGCGCGGCCGGCGGGTTCGACCCCGCGATGCTCGGCCAGCTGTTCAATCAGCTCGGCAGCATGTTCAGCGGCATGGGCGCCGGGGCGGGCCCAGGCAGCGCTCCCGGCGCGGTGAACTACGAGGTCGCCGCCAGTCTCGCCCGGCAGCAGATCGGCGACTTCACACCGATGCTCGAGAAGGAGCAGTCCGTGGTCGCCGACGCGGTTCGCCTCGCGGAGGTATGGCTCGACGAGCAGACGACGCTCCCGGCCGGAGTCACGACGACGGCCGCGTGGACGCCGGTCGACTGGCTGGAGAACACCATGCCCACATGGCGCACGCTGTGCGATCCGGTTGCCGAGCAGATGTCGAAGAGCATCGACGCCGGTATGCCCGAGGAGGCACGTGCCCAAGCCGGGCCAATGATGGGCATCATCTCCCAGCTCAGCGGAAGCATGTTCGGCAGTCAGCTCGGCCAGGGTCTCGGCACGCTCGCGAAAGACGTCCTGACGTCCACCGACATCGGTCTGCCGCTCGCACCCGAGCACACCGGAGTTCTGCTCCCCCAGGCCATCGCGAAGTTCTCCGAAGGCCTCGACCTGCCGGCCCAGGAGATCATCGTGTTCCTGGCGGCCCGCGAAGCCGCGCACATCCGACTGTTCACCCACGTCCCGTGGCTCAAGCAGCGCCTCCTCGCCACGGTCGAGGAGTACGCGCGCGGCATCCGCATCGACTTCAGCGGAATGACGGACCTCACCCAGGGCATCGATCCGCAGGAGCTGTTCAGCAATCCCGAGAAGATGGAGGAGTTGATGGGTTCGGCGGCTTCCTTCGAGCCGCAGACCACACCCGAGCAGCAGGCCGCACTCGCCCGACTGGAGACCATCCTCGCTCTGATCGAGGGCTGGGTGGAGACGGTTGTGACGGACGCGCTCTCCGACCGCATCCCGAGCACGCCCGCCCTCACCGAGACGATGCGCCGCCGCCGTGCCACCGGCGGTCCCGCAGAGCAGGCGTTCGCCACTCTCATCGGACTCGATCTGCGGCCCCGCAAGCTGCGCGAGGCGGCCGACCTGTGGCGGCGTCTCGCCGAAGCCTCCGACATCACGGTGCGCGACGGCGTGTGGGGGCACCCCGATCTGCTTCCCGACTCCGAGGACATCGACTCCCCCGCCGGGTTCATCGACGGTGTCATCGGCGGCGGGACTTCGTCGTTCGATGACCCGATGGCCGAGCTCGAGCGCACGATCGCCGAAGAGGAGAAGCGGCGCAGCGAAGGCACCGGGGAGGCGGGCACCGGCGACTCCGACCAGGGCGACGATCAGCAGCCCTGACCTGTGGAATTCACCGTCGACCGATCGGAGCGCCGGTGACACGGTGAGTGCATGAACTCAGCGCCCGCCGTCTCAGCACCCGCCATTCCGTCCGGCGTCACGCCCGTCGGCTCGCAGTTCCTCCCAGTACTCCTCCCCGGGGTACCCGTGCTGGCACGCGCCGATGCCGCCGTGCACGTGGGATGCGACCCGCACTCAGCCGTGGTGCTGCGCCCGGCGCCCGGGGTCGATGTACGCGCGGTGGCCGACGTGCTGCAACGGCTTCGCAGCCCCATCACCTATCGCGCCGTGTCCCGCAAGGTGCGCGCCTCCGGGCTGGACGCGAGAACGTTCCGGTCCATGCTCGATCGTCTCGTTGCGGCGGGTAAGGCGACGTCCACCCGTCGGTGTGCGCGCATGTGCATCGACGTGCACGGGCACGGCGACGTGGCCGCGGCCCTCACCGCGTCACTTCGGTCATCCGGTCACGACGTGCGGAACGTGCGAGCCGACCACCACCGGCTCCGTCCACGTCCCGGAACACTGGCAGTGATCGCCGATCAGCCGATCGCCGATCCGGTCGTCACGGCGTATCTCATGGAGAGTCGACTCCCCCACGTGAGCGCATATCTGCGGGACGGTATCGGGGTCGTCGGTCCGCTGGTGCTGCCGGGATCATCGAGCTGCTTGCGATGCGTGGACCTGCACCGCACCGATCTCGACCCGCAGTGGCCCGTCCTCGCCGCGCAGCTGAGCGGAGTCGCGGGGTACGCCTCTCCCGCGGTCCTGCGCGCGACGATCGCCATCGCCCACGCGCAGATCGACGACATCGCTGCCAAACTGCCCGGCCCCACGCCGATCAGTCCGACCGCAGTCGGGCGAATGTTCGAGTTCCGCGAGTCGCCTGCACGCCTGGACTCGCTGGATATCCCGGTGCACCCGCGCTGTGGATGCTTGGCGGACGGCTATCAACTCAGCCATAGTTCACCTAGGTCCACTATCCTCGGAGGCGGCGAAAGGACACCATGAGCGAGATCACGAAGGGCCAGGGCCGCCGAAACGCCAAGCTGGCATCCCTGCCGTTGGGAATGGCCGGGCGTGCCGCTGCCGGATTCGGGAAGCGTATGACCGGCAGGAGCAAGGACGAGGTCAACGCCGAGCTCATGAACCGAACGGCAGAGCAGCTGTTCGCGGTTCTCGGTGAACTCAAAGGCGGCGCGATGAAGGTCGGGCAGGCCTTGTCGATCATGGAGGCCGCGATCCCCGAGGAGTTCGGGGAGCCGTTCCGTGAGGCACTGACCAAGCTGCAGGCCGAAGCACCGCCGATGCCGGCGAAAACCGTTCACAAGGTACTCGACCAGCAGTTGGGCACCAAGTGGCGCGAACGTTTCCAGCACTTCGAGGATGAGCCGGCCGCATCGGCCAGCATCGGTCAGGTCCACAAGGCGGTCTGGGCCGACGGCCGACCCGTCGCAGTGAAAGTCCAGTATCCCGGTGCCGACCACGCTCTGAAAGCCGACCTGAAAACGCTGAGCCGCATGTCCGGTCTCATCCAGAGACTGTCGCCCGGTACCGACGTCAAAGGCATGTTCGAAGAGCTGATCGACCGCACCGAGGACGAGCTCGACTACATCGGCGAAGCCGACAACCAGCGCGCCTTCGCCAAGGCCTTCGACGACGACCCCGATTTCAAGATCCCCAAGGTCGTCGCCAGCGCTCCCAAGGTCATCGTGTCGGAATGGGTCGAAGGCACCCGACTGTCCAAGATCATCGCCGAGGGGACTCAGGAGGAGCGCAACGCCGCCGCCATCAAGATGACGACGTTCGAGATCAGTTCCCCGGCACGGGTCGGCCTCCTGCACGGTGACCCGCATCCCGGAAACTTCTTCGTCCTCGACGACGGCCGTTTCGGCATCCTCGACTTCGGTGCCATCGGGCGTTACCCGGATGGTCTGCCACCGATGACCGGCCCCATCTTCGCCCTCGCTCGCGACCAGAAGTACGACGAGCTCCGCGATCTCATGGTGGCGACCGACTTCATCCGCCCCTCACACGCCGATCGCGTGACCGCGACCGACCTCGCCAACTACCTGCAGCCGTACGTCGATCCGCTGTACACCGACGAGTTCCACTTCACCCGTAAGTGGTTGCAGCGGGCCGCAGGTCAGGCGACCGACCTCACCGGCGACGTCTACAAGACCTCACGCAACCTGAACGTCCCCCGCGAGTACGTCATGGTCTTCCGCGTCCTCATCGGATGCGTCGGCATCGCCGCTCAACTGAACGCCGCGGCCCCCTACCGGGCGATCATGGCGGAGTGGGTCCCCGGAATCGCCGAATAGCCAGGTCCGGGGATCGGGAGCAGTCCCTAACCGCGAGTCCGCTGGTACTCGCGGGCGATCAGTCGCACCCAGCGCCGGTCGGACAGGTCCAGCGGGGTGGCCAGCGAGGCGGTGTCGTACGCGCTGGGTCCGTCGTCGTGGAATCCCCGATGGAGCCACTGGGCGATCGCTGCTGCACGCGCCTCAGGCCCGCGCGGATCCCCGCCGCCTGACTCGTCGCTGCTGGAATCACCACCGTCCGAATCGCCACCGGCAGGACCGGGGTCGAACATGCCAGCTCCCGCGTGGAGGTACAGCCCGTCGAGGATCGTCGACACCCGATCGTCCGCCCGCAGCACCGTGGTGGCCGACCGGTAGTCACCGTCGTCCAGTTCCGGATGCGCCTGCCGAAGTTCCTGCCACAGCCCGTCGGTGCGCCGCAGGTCCTGGCGTGCGACGAACCACGACTCGACCATCACCGATGCACAGGCGACGCTGAGCACGATGATCGCCACGGCCCACCATCCGTTGGCCGGCACGATCTGATCGCGTTCGATCGCGATGATGATGATCACCACGAGGACACCGGCGAGATAGCAGGCGATCGCTCGCCCCAGCGGATGCCAGGCGATGTACCGAATCCCCACCACGAGTGAGAACACCCCGGCGAGTACGACGAACAGCGAACCTGCAGCCGTCGAACCGGTGACCGCCATCGCCACCACGACGGCCACTGCCACCGTCGGGATAGCGACGGTGGCCGAGTGCAGTACGTGCCGCCCCACTCGTGGAGAAGCGGACGCGGCGATCAGCGCAGTCGCCGTCGCGACCACCACCCAGCAGCCCACGAAGATCAGCACCGGCGTGTCGCTGCCCGCGGGTCCGAGCACTACAGCGACCGTCGGCGTGCGAACCGCGGCCGCAACCGCGGTGGCGACCGCGGCGATCGCCACCGATGTGCGCGCGAGCGATGGCGGCCGCACGGTGAGGCGACCGATCCTGGCTCCGACGGCGACCGCGCAGAGCACTGCGATGATCCAGGTGGCCCAGGTCATCCGAGAGCCTCGTCGTAGCGGAGCATCGGCCGCCACGAAGTACCGCGATGCAGCCGATCGAGCCGCTGCAGGAGCCGGGCAGCGAAGGCCTCCGCCTCCCACTCGTGGAGTTCGGAGTCCGCATCGGGAACAACGTCGGACGGGTCGGTCGTCGCGGCGGGTTCCTCCTCGCCCCGGAGCATGTAGGCGATCAGGTCGTCATCGGCAGCGGCCGTCGCCTCGGCCGCGGCAGCACCCGGATGATCGAAGACGACGTGGCCGAGTTCATGAGCCAGCGTGCGGGCTTCGCTCGGCAGAGACGGCGCCAGGACGATCTCGTCATGGTCGGAGTACTCGCGACGCTGCCCCCACACCCCGGGCGCGAGATCGTCGACGATGACCGCGATGGGTCGCTGCCGGGTCTCCCCGACCGCCGCCACGATCTCCTCGAGCGACGCGGCATGCTTCTGTGAGGCGACATCGAGGACCGCGTCGACGGCCGCGTGCACGCGGCGATGGGAGCGCCGCGCCTTAGGCGTGGGATCGGTGGTGCTCATGCCCTCACCCCTTGCCCGGAGACAGGAATTCGACTCGGGCCGCATTCACCCGGACTCGTCCGGCACGCGCGTTGCGATGGCTTGCGACTCCCGCAGCCGCGGCGACGAGTACCAGTCCGCCGATGCCGCTTCCGGCGGCCGCGAACTGACCCGCCGAGGCGGTGGTCGACGCGGGCGACGACGCATCGGCGGCCCGATTCTGAGCTGCACCGGCCTGAGCGGCATCTTTCTGAGCGCCATCTCTCTGGGCTTCTCCCGGCGGCGGCGCACTCGGGTCTTCCGGGTCGGCGGCCGCAGCGGACGACGTCGATTCAGTGTCGGACCGGTCATCGTCCGCGTGGTCGGCCGACCGAGTCGTCCGCGCGCCGCGTTTCGTGGGCCGGGCGTGATTCGTTGGCACCGGAGGCTCCGCCGAGCGTGTCAGGCGAGGCTCGCGGACATCGGGCCGAGGCTCCCGTGACTCGCTCGAGTCGTCGGCCTGTCCCGAATCGTCGGGCTCCATCGAGTCGTCGTAACCGGAATCAGAGTCCCCAGAATCAGAGCCCTCAGAGTCACCAGAGTCCTCGTCCTCGGACTCCTCAGTCTCCTCAGGCTCCTCAGGTCCTTCCGACGTCTCGGAGGGTGGCGACTCTTCAGGCCCTGCGCTCTCCTCAGGCCCTGCGCTCTCTTCGGAACCGGTGCTCTTCTCAGAGCTGGTCGACTCATCGGAACCGGGTCCATCGGATTGGGGTCGATCGGATTCAGGTCCATCGGATTCGGCGGCGGGGCGCTCGGAACTGCGGCTGCACGGCGTCTCGGAGCAGTGATGCTGGGGCGCTGCCGATACCGACGCCGACGCGCCGACCAGGATCGTCGGGGCAGCCAGTGCTGCACATGCGGCCGCAGCGACGCTCAGCGGTCGCGCGGCACGCAGCATGTTCCGGTCCGACATCAGATCTCCCCTGCCTTCAGGTGGGCTCGGGGCACACTACCCAAACTTCGGCGCTGATCCTCAATCCGGAGGACTCTCGGGCAGACCTTCGCCCCGGCGGAGCTTCTCGGCCATCACGGACAGCATCTCCTGAGACTCCTCGGACAGGTCGAATGCCCTACTGGAGAGGCGCCGGAGGCCGCGGCCCCGTAGTTGGGCCAGCAGTTCGAGGTCGTGGTCGATCTTCGCCGCATATACGTCGTCGTAGAAGTAGTCGGGTTTGACCTTGAAGAACTGCGCTAG
Coding sequences within:
- a CDS encoding zinc-dependent metalloprotease, which produces MNDLPFGFSASGNDDDGRDKDQNSGQNPGAAGGFDPAMLGQLFNQLGSMFSGMGAGAGPGSAPGAVNYEVAASLARQQIGDFTPMLEKEQSVVADAVRLAEVWLDEQTTLPAGVTTTAAWTPVDWLENTMPTWRTLCDPVAEQMSKSIDAGMPEEARAQAGPMMGIISQLSGSMFGSQLGQGLGTLAKDVLTSTDIGLPLAPEHTGVLLPQAIAKFSEGLDLPAQEIIVFLAAREAAHIRLFTHVPWLKQRLLATVEEYARGIRIDFSGMTDLTQGIDPQELFSNPEKMEELMGSAASFEPQTTPEQQAALARLETILALIEGWVETVVTDALSDRIPSTPALTETMRRRRATGGPAEQAFATLIGLDLRPRKLREAADLWRRLAEASDITVRDGVWGHPDLLPDSEDIDSPAGFIDGVIGGGTSSFDDPMAELERTIAEEEKRRSEGTGEAGTGDSDQGDDQQP
- a CDS encoding ABC1 kinase family protein, giving the protein MSEITKGQGRRNAKLASLPLGMAGRAAAGFGKRMTGRSKDEVNAELMNRTAEQLFAVLGELKGGAMKVGQALSIMEAAIPEEFGEPFREALTKLQAEAPPMPAKTVHKVLDQQLGTKWRERFQHFEDEPAASASIGQVHKAVWADGRPVAVKVQYPGADHALKADLKTLSRMSGLIQRLSPGTDVKGMFEELIDRTEDELDYIGEADNQRAFAKAFDDDPDFKIPKVVASAPKVIVSEWVEGTRLSKIIAEGTQEERNAAAIKMTTFEISSPARVGLLHGDPHPGNFFVLDDGRFGILDFGAIGRYPDGLPPMTGPIFALARDQKYDELRDLMVATDFIRPSHADRVTATDLANYLQPYVDPLYTDEFHFTRKWLQRAAGQATDLTGDVYKTSRNLNVPREYVMVFRVLIGCVGIAAQLNAAAPYRAIMAEWVPGIAE
- a CDS encoding ImmA/IrrE family metallo-endopeptidase, which gives rise to MSTTDPTPKARRSHRRVHAAVDAVLDVASQKHAASLEEIVAAVGETRQRPIAVIVDDLAPGVWGQRREYSDHDEIVLAPSLPSEARTLAHELGHVVFDHPGAAAAEATAAADDDLIAYMLRGEEEPAATTDPSDVVPDADSELHEWEAEAFAARLLQRLDRLHRGTSWRPMLRYDEALG
- a CDS encoding helix-turn-helix domain-containing protein codes for the protein MDNRFAERLNRLFDTVHPPGRKPHSNAEVAMAVSAAGHQISKPYISQLRNGHRTNPSHETLSALAQFFKVKPDYFYDDVYAAKIDHDLELLAQLRGRGLRRLSSRAFDLSEESQEMLSVMAEKLRRGEGLPESPPD